The Acidobacteriota bacterium genome includes the window GATCCGGTGCGGGAAGCCGCCGAAAAGATCGCGCTGCTCCGACGTTCGCGCGGCCTGACGCTGGCGGCCCTCGCCCGCAACGTCGGGCTCAGCGCGAGACAGCTGGCCGCCGTTGAGAGCGGCGAGAAGGCTCCCGACTTGCATCTGCTGCTGCACCTCGCGCGGGAGTTCCGCCGTCCGCTCGAATACTTCTTTGCGACGACGGTCGAGAGCCAGCCGCACCACTTCATCCAGCGCGCCGCCGACATTGCGAAGGTGCCGGTTTCCCAGCGGAAGGGGTCGGCCGGAAGCTCCGGCGGTGACGCGCACGTCTTTCGACGGCTCGCGAGCGGCTTCCTCGACGCGGGCATGCACCCCTACTACGTTCAGGTGAGGTCAGGGCATGCGGACGGCATGATCACTCACGAGCATCACGGCCAGGAATTCATCTACGTGCTCGACGGAGAGCTGGAGCTGGTCACGTTCGTCGAGAACGAAGAGGTCGTCGAACCGCTGCGGGCCGGCGATTCGGTGTTCCTCGAATCCAGCGTTCCTCATCTGCTGCGCAGCCAGGCCCGCAACCCGTTTTCCACCACCAGCGCGGAGGTCATCGACGTATTCTGGAGCCCGCTCGGCGAAAGCTATCTGTTCGAGCCGCAATAGCCGTCGCGCCGGCTAGAGGTACACGATCGGCTCCATCGGCAACTTGGACATCATCTCCGCCCCCTTCTCGGTGACGAGGATGGTG containing:
- a CDS encoding helix-turn-helix transcriptional regulator, producing MREAAEKIALLRRSRGLTLAALARNVGLSARQLAAVESGEKAPDLHLLLHLAREFRRPLEYFFATTVESQPHHFIQRAADIAKVPVSQRKGSAGSSGGDAHVFRRLASGFLDAGMHPYYVQVRSGHADGMITHEHHGQEFIYVLDGELELVTFVENEEVVEPLRAGDSVFLESSVPHLLRSQARNPFSTTSAEVIDVFWSPLGESYLFEPQ